In Georgenia soli, a genomic segment contains:
- a CDS encoding ExeM/NucH family extracellular endonuclease codes for MAAAAVGAVLLAPLVAVVPAHAAPDGSGVIINEAYLVGGSSSQPYTHKFVELYNPTDKPVDLTGMSLQYKSAKGASFTGVAPLTGTIPARGYYLVQGGSNASNGAALPTPDLVAGGINPGGTDGVLALAEGTAALTLPVGDVAGDERVVDLLGYGAGNTFETAAAPAGRGTGTVGSLARTTFVDTDDNSADFTFVTVVTPQNSGTQVDPPRTDTCGDPDEAVALVSDIQGAGARFDPACSGEQTVEAVVTAVTPGLSGFYVQEEPEDSDGDDATSEGIFVFSRSIPAGVEVGKLVRVTGTVSEYTSSGSSQTQLTGPRVEVLGDAAAIVPTDVTFPVATPETLEQYEGMLVELTDTLVVSEYFNYDRFGEIVLAKPLDGQDRLHTPTAVVEPGPEAQALLAEYDRRTITLDDAVSAQNPQTVPHPGNGEPFSAENTFRGGDTITGVQGVIDNSHGVYRLQPTTYGDYAAVNPRPEAPEVGGRVQVASFNVLNYFLTLDEGEAICGPERNVDCRGANSAEELERQREKTVTAIAQLDADVVGLMEMENTPGVEPAADLAAGLNDRLGAGTYDFIDTGVVGTDAIRLGFLYQPGEVTPVGDFAVLDASVDPRFDDTKNRPMITQTFREIGSGEVFTVSINHLKSKGSACTGDPDTGDGQGNCNLTRTAAAEAVADFLAGDPTGSGDPDHLVLGDLNSYDHEDPIRAFTSAGYTDLVKKFGGDEAYGYVFDGMVGYLDHALSNESLTAQVTGTAEWHINADEPDILDYNLDFGRSAGYWTGDAYRSSDHDPVLVGLDLSGKPGDRPDHSYEQGRPAHSYQQGRPAHAGR; via the coding sequence GTGGCTGCCGCGGCCGTCGGCGCTGTCCTCCTCGCCCCGCTGGTCGCCGTCGTGCCGGCCCACGCAGCCCCGGACGGCAGCGGCGTCATCATCAACGAGGCCTATCTCGTCGGAGGCAGCTCGAGCCAGCCGTACACCCACAAGTTCGTCGAGCTTTACAACCCCACCGACAAGCCCGTGGACCTCACCGGCATGAGCCTGCAGTACAAGTCGGCCAAGGGCGCCAGCTTCACGGGAGTGGCGCCGCTCACCGGGACGATCCCGGCGCGCGGGTACTACCTGGTCCAGGGCGGCTCCAACGCGTCCAACGGCGCGGCCCTCCCGACGCCCGACCTGGTCGCCGGTGGCATCAACCCCGGAGGTACCGACGGGGTGCTCGCTCTGGCCGAAGGAACCGCGGCTCTGACCCTGCCCGTCGGCGACGTCGCCGGCGACGAGCGAGTGGTCGACCTCCTGGGCTACGGCGCGGGGAACACGTTCGAGACCGCGGCCGCCCCCGCCGGGCGGGGCACCGGCACCGTCGGCTCGCTGGCCCGCACGACATTCGTGGACACCGACGACAACAGCGCAGACTTCACGTTCGTCACCGTCGTGACCCCCCAGAACTCGGGCACCCAGGTCGACCCGCCGAGGACGGACACCTGCGGGGACCCTGACGAGGCTGTCGCGCTCGTCTCCGACATCCAGGGCGCGGGTGCCCGCTTCGACCCCGCCTGCTCGGGCGAGCAGACCGTCGAGGCGGTCGTCACGGCCGTCACCCCGGGCCTGTCCGGCTTCTACGTCCAGGAGGAGCCCGAGGACAGCGACGGCGACGACGCCACGTCCGAGGGCATCTTCGTCTTCTCGCGGTCGATCCCCGCCGGCGTCGAGGTCGGCAAGCTCGTCCGCGTGACCGGCACCGTCAGCGAGTACACCAGCTCCGGCAGCTCCCAGACCCAGCTCACCGGTCCGCGCGTCGAGGTCCTCGGGGACGCGGCGGCGATCGTGCCCACAGACGTGACGTTCCCCGTCGCCACGCCCGAGACGCTGGAGCAGTACGAGGGCATGCTCGTCGAGCTGACCGACACCCTGGTGGTCAGCGAGTACTTCAACTACGACCGCTTCGGCGAGATCGTCCTGGCCAAGCCGCTCGACGGGCAGGACAGGCTCCACACGCCCACCGCCGTCGTCGAGCCCGGCCCCGAGGCCCAGGCGCTGCTGGCGGAGTACGACCGCCGCACGATCACGCTCGACGACGCCGTCAGCGCGCAGAACCCGCAGACCGTGCCGCACCCCGGCAACGGTGAGCCTTTCAGCGCCGAGAACACCTTCCGCGGCGGCGACACCATCACGGGGGTCCAGGGCGTCATCGACAACTCCCACGGCGTCTACCGCCTCCAGCCGACGACGTACGGCGACTACGCAGCCGTCAACCCGCGGCCCGAGGCGCCCGAGGTCGGCGGCCGGGTGCAGGTGGCGAGCTTCAACGTCCTCAACTACTTCCTCACGCTCGACGAGGGCGAGGCGATCTGCGGCCCGGAGCGCAACGTCGACTGCCGCGGCGCCAACTCCGCCGAGGAGCTCGAGCGCCAGCGCGAGAAGACGGTGACGGCGATCGCCCAGCTCGACGCCGACGTCGTCGGACTCATGGAGATGGAGAACACCCCGGGCGTCGAGCCGGCCGCAGACCTGGCCGCCGGCCTGAACGACCGCCTCGGCGCGGGTACCTACGACTTCATCGACACCGGCGTGGTCGGCACCGACGCCATCCGCCTCGGCTTCCTCTACCAGCCCGGCGAGGTGACGCCGGTCGGCGACTTCGCCGTGCTGGACGCCTCGGTGGACCCCAGGTTCGACGACACCAAGAACCGCCCGATGATCACCCAGACGTTCCGCGAGATCGGCTCCGGCGAGGTGTTCACCGTGTCGATCAACCACCTCAAGTCCAAGGGCTCGGCCTGCACGGGCGACCCGGACACCGGTGACGGGCAGGGCAACTGCAACCTCACCCGCACCGCGGCCGCCGAGGCCGTCGCCGACTTCCTCGCCGGTGACCCCACCGGCAGCGGGGACCCCGACCACCTGGTGCTCGGCGACCTCAACTCCTACGACCACGAGGACCCGATCCGCGCCTTCACCAGCGCCGGGTACACCGACCTGGTGAAGAAGTTCGGCGGCGACGAGGCCTACGGCTACGTCTTCGACGGCATGGTCGGCTACCTCGACCACGCGCTGTCGAACGAGTCCCTCACCGCCCAGGTCACGGGTACGGCCGAGTGGCACATCAACGCCGACGAGCCGGACATCCTCGACTACAACCTGGACTTCGGCCGCTCGGCCGGCTACTGGACGGGCGACGCCTACCGCTCGTCCGACCACGACCCGGTCCTGGTCGGGCTGGACCTGTCCGGCAAGCCGGGCGACCGGCCGGACCACTCCTACGAGCAGGGCCGTCCCGCCCACTCCTACCAGCAGGGGCGTCCCGCCCACGCCGGGCGCTGA